The following is a genomic window from Chanos chanos chromosome 1, fChaCha1.1, whole genome shotgun sequence.
AGAAAGTTAGCCAATCAAATCTCAGGAGAGTTAATGTCTGAGCTCATGAAAGTCCTATGAATGCAATGCAGTTATCTAATTATGGACGCATTCTTCTCTAGTTTAGACACTAAACTGtagaatttatttgtttttcacataTCTGGATATCAGTTATTGTACGTTCCCTTTTAAGTCATTACTTGCAAAGTAGTCAACAACTAGACAAATGGCTACAATGAGATATGGGTATATATGCAGTTACTGGCCTACATATTGTAttacccaaacaaaaacatactggTGGTAAGGTAGTAACAGTGCCAGCCATATAATATTTCTATCAAACGTTTTGTAGTCAGTCTAGTAGCCTTTTCATATTtcttaagaaataaaaaaaaattgattgtACCTGGTTGCCTCAAAAGGACAAAGTATTACCCAAAAGGTTCTTATTCAAAAGTTATGAGATTTACTGCTTGTTTCtttcttggggttttttctttcgtttttttttttttgagttacCCAAACGTTACTGGTTTATGAATTTGTAATGTACCTAAACTGCACCTGTAACTGCAAGGGCGGGTACAAATCCACTTTAGCTTAATGGCGGATAATTTGGGTGCAAATTAAGGCGCACGGTGCAAAAGGGTTGTACTtaggctgtgtccaaaatggcacactacatactactcacatactaattatgacataaaagtagtaagtagtatgcagtacgtgaaaaataaaaattttgcagtacactacagttacccggatgatgtactactctggcgaaaatttctagtatacatcccgagctcacttcgctgactactgcatcccatgatgcaacgtgGTAACCTTTAActttccgaaaattttcaaaaaacatggcggacggcgacaatggcaatgtagtgtagtgcactacacgaaacgtctcgtaattgtaccatactgcatactagcgtgtggagtagtgtgcagtacgcagtgtatactaggctagtatgtagtatgcagtacgctagtatgccatttcggacacagcgtTAGTCTCTTAATTAATCATAGGTGTGTCTCAGGCGTAACatgcaataaaccaatcagagtgtcagTTCCCATTCCCAGAGCCGGCCCGAAGCATAAGCAAACTAAGCGGCTGCAAGGGCCCTcatggccaccagagggcccccaaGAGCGATTAAAATGTCCCACAAGAGAGCTTGAattactgattgattgattgattgattgattgatttgtgATATATTATATCAGTGGTGATCATACAATATTATGTTTACGGGCTTGCTAGCTAATACTATTGGTTTAATCAATTCCCGCTGCCTCTATCGGAACTGGTGTCACGTTCATACGCATTCGCACTGTAACTGACGTTAACTGCATTTTGCTGTAAGCACAGTTATTCAGACTAACGTTTGGTTGCGAAGCGGTTCTCTGTGtcgatggaaaaagcagcaaaagaGCAATGTCGCAAAAAGGACATATTCTTCTCTTTATcgtttgattttaattgtagttGATTGTTGTTCTTATGACAGAATATTAgggctgagggaaaaaaattctcagacttccagaataaggtcgtaatgttacgagaataaagtcgtattACTAGaacaatcagtcaatcaatcaatcagtaatTCAAGCTCTCTTGTGGGACATTTTAATCACTCttgggggccctctggtggccatgAGGGCCCTTGCAGCCGCTTAGTTTGCTTATGCTTTGGGCCGGCTCTGGGAATGGGAAGTCATAATTTTATCAGGAAaacagtcataatattatgagaatgaagtcgtaattttatgagaataaaatcgtaattttaggctatgtattattttagaggggagacatcagaagagcagcctgccgcctgcattaaaatgaggaacgaaACTGTAAACCTGTTGCTCAACAATCAAAACCGCATTTATCCAACGATTGATGGTAGGATGACTAACTAaagttacctgttgactgatgtgtgttgcACAGCACGACGAcgaacagcagttgccagaaggaggctcaggctgccattgactgtcctctcgacgattttgttggttgctggtaatgtATTTTCCTAAAAAATATATGTTCGAAATTTAACAATTTTATTCCCGTAATGTTACGacttttttcttaaaatatgactttattctcattaaattacaactttagTAATATTATGGCTTTTCCCCAactacgactttattctcgtaatattacgaccttattctggAAATCTTTTTCCTCCGAGTGGCGAAGTCTACGGAAACGGCAGGTCTCCACCGAAGTTCCCCGAGGTGAAGCAGGCGTGGGAGGAGGTGGCGGTGAGCGTATCCTCGTTTGCTGGCATTACCATAACAGCCGTACAATACTGAAAGCGGTACAATGATGCCAGGagacagggaaaacaaaagctcACGGCTCACCAAAAGCAACAGCTGGACACAGGAAGAGGACCACCTACGGCCACTGATGATCTGACGTCAGCGGAGGACATAGCTGTCCCTACCCTCAGTACTGAAAGCACTGAGGGATTTTGGGGACTAGAGGTGGGCGTCCAAGGTAATGTAATGATGACAGACTAATGTGTACAAATCATGCAGGTTTGTTgtgaatcattttattttgcattaacACCTGTTACGAAGCCATACAACAAATGAACCGTATTGTTATGCAGCTCCGCTGCCTGATGATCCTGAGGCCGGACCCAGTAGGCAGGAGCAAGGAGTAGCTGTggagggagaagagacagagctAAAAATGCCCCCGAGGTCGAGAGGAGAGACGAGCCAACGCAGACCACGACGTGAGCACACCATCCGGGAGGACCATATCTGGAGTTCCAGCAGGCCGGGTTCAATATGCTGGAGAGGGAATTGGGTTGAATCAGGCAGAGTGTTAGGCACGTGAACACTTGCCTGATCCACCCGATCCACACTGGCCCCAGCTGCTCCTGGACCCTCCCGTGGTCGGCCCCGTCGTGGTGCCCCCAGCCTGCGTACCCGAGGAGGAAAAAGACTGGTTCAAGACCCTGACAAtttggtttcagtttgttttggaaatgtttattttcaattacTTTCAGTTCtcttaagttttgttttgagaatGTTCAAATAAATGCAGTATTCCCTGGACAAAGTTTCCCCTTCAGTAGAACCCCTGTAATGATGCAgcacaaaagtcattttaagaGTTTGGGTGGAATAGATCCGTTGATAGACACCCTTTACATCTCATATCTGTTTAAATATTGTGTATTGCAATGATCGGCAAATAATTAACAAATTTCATTCGTCATTACTACTAATTTTGATCAATTTTATGACTATCCTGATATAATGAATAATACTCTCACACTGTAGtctcatgtttattttgaatctttttcatgtttgtgcttAGCTCCGCGTTCGTGTGTGTAACAAACAGGGTGTACATGCGCCATGCACCCGCCTATATAGGCGCAGATTACTATCTCAGTTGCAGTCTgaaaataacaatgaaacaaCTGCGACATTTCTTCAAACCAGGGTTTTTGTTGGTCTAAGGGCAGAAGCTTTCAGTTGCATTTATCAACGCACCAGCACCATGCCTCATTTTAAGACCAACCGCCCAGATAGACGCAAGTTCATTTGCTATGTAAACAACGTGGGCGctggacagaaaaatgacaacTGCATCTGTCTGAAACTAGCAAAGACATTTGCGTTTTGGTTTCTGCCGTGTTGCGCCGGGTGTAAGAGCGCTCAGACTTTTTTAGTGATCTGTTACACCgtggtcctctctctccccctctgccgGTCATTCTATGTTAGGATTGTTTATGtacttcctggtttcccttAGTTAACCCTGGAAATCAAATCATTAGttgcatctgttttttgttaatctagtcctgttctgttttgtataCTCCcagttttcctttgtttggAGTGTGGAATTGTATTGTCAATGTTTTGCCAATGTCTGTGTTATCTTTACCAGACGTCTGTGATTATTGCCAAGTTTCTAAGCTCCATGAAGTCTTTTGTTCATCCTGTTTCATTCTAATAAATTCTGGGctaacctgcacatgcatccagaatctCCTTCAGTTTCTGACACAGTCACTGATTTTGAAGTAGCAGGTCTGCAACCCTCAACCCTCAGTTCCTGTGCGTGACATGGTTTTACCAGTGTCAAGCAAAATCCAAGCCCCAGACTTCATAGCAGCACAAACTGAGCAAAGTCAAGCTTGGAGTTTTCAGCCCTGTAACAGCAGTACATTGGTCATGGCTGTCAAGTagacagaaaaaatgacattctcaATTTATGTTATACAGATTTATTTTGCTTAAAGAtgctaaaagttttttttttttaaaaattgacattttcaaatgaaactgggcatttttttgaatgaatggaaaaatctGTCTTATATACTATAAATCATGAGTATGCAGAAGACAtactcatgaaaaaaaatcattgtaaaaTCATAACTTCTCTTTGAACATATGGCTGTGAAACACTCGTCAAGCTGATAAAAGCATTCACAGCACCTCAATACTATAGAACACACCAAATATTTTGTCAAAGAATAAAGATCAAGACATTAAGAGATAATATGAAGATACTTGGAAATTAAATGGACACAGTTCTTTTCATATTGCTTCAATGACGGCTGATCTCAATCAACAGTGACATTTTAATCCTTCCTAAAGTACTGAAATACTGTGATAATGATCAACTTTGTTTAGGCCAAAACAAGTGGAGCAATGGGAGGATCTATCCCACTGATTTAATCATCATGCGTGTGGCACGGGCGGAGTATGGCTCAGGGGCTCTCCAGGTTAGCCAGTGGAGACCAGACATCCAACCACGGTTATCATTAGCTGGATGCCAGTCTCCATGAAGGTTTGCTGAACCACAGCGACTGAACCACCAGCCTCCACCCTGTTCCTGGCTGCAGGAGCTCACCCCAATGTCACCAAAAATGCATGGAGAACAGCCGTCATTGTCCCGGTCAAACGTGCTGAAGCCAAAACCATTTTGATCGATCCCACGGTAGGCTCCACGGATTGCATCGCCTTGACAACAAGAGGAAAGGGAAAACACTTCAGTACCaatttaaaaagacacagaatCTTCTTAAAAGTGATATTTCCAGTTTATCTGCTCAATGTACAGTTTAAGCTGAGTCACACTGTCTAAGTATCATTCATTAACTACCTAAgatcagacagaaaacattagCTGGAACATCTGACTCACAATAACAAGACAACATTAGTCAGAATCGTACTCtggtcagaaaaataaatatttttcctaTCATATGTAATAAAAGTTAAGATACAATTACCTGCAGTGCCTGTGTAAGCCCCAACACTAAGCTTATAGGCTGTTTTCTCGTTGCCAATCTTAAAATTACTGTACTCAGCAAACACAGAGCCACCTTCAAAGTCCCAAAGGTCAATCCTTAGAGTTGACTTTCGCTCTTTGCCTCTGGTAAGGGCCCACACTTTAGCCAAGCCCAACCAGTGGTCCTCTGAAAGCAAAAACTTAATTCTATTAACATTATGTGCATAAACTGGGGTAAACAAAATTACACAGCAGAGGAGCTCCATTGCTTCTTAGTATTGTGGTGTACTGCTTGTTTTTTCCTGTCTAGTCATGCATATAAAACCCAATGTGGCCCTAATGTCCTGCTATCAAAAACTTCCCATATGATTACTACACatcttcttgttttctttcagttacATTTACTGTTTCACATGCACTATAATGTACTTTTCTATCTCAAAATTCACATCAACACTAAAATAACAGCATCTTGACAGATCTGGGGAACACTGTAGGATCCTCCTACGTGTGAACCTGCAGTGTCTTTCGAAAAGCGGACGATGACTTAACAAGTTGTGGGGGCAATGTTGTAGGTTTACACCATCCCTGGCCACCTTTGTGCAGCCAATGGGAAACAAAAATATGGGGGAACTGGACACAACTAAAATGGGCTGAAAAGGGGATGAAAGCCGCAAATCTGAACTGTGGTCTTAACTAGCCACATCTTAATGCTGAGATTCACTTCAGGTCAAGTTTTAATTGTTGTGCAGTGTACACCCACCTACACCTCACGTCCTTGacagagtaacaaaaaaagttccTTAAAGATATCCAATAGCAGGTTCCATGGCATTAAAGGGTAGACTGCATTGCAAAAAAGATAGGTGCCGGCTTCACAAGACTGTAACATCTAAGTATTACTGCCACATAATAACCAACACTGCATTATGAACAGTTACTAAAATTCATTAGAAATTGTTCTTAGTCATCCTCCACATCAGGTCAAACATTCTTTATCACGCAGCTGAATGCAGCCTCTGCTTTACTGCGGAACACTGGCCCCTGTTTTCCACCAATGTGGGATTTGTTCTGACAATGATTTGGTGGGCCAAATACTCTCTCCCTCAAATTCTTACATATGTGACAATTATACAATTACAGACCACCAAATCTGCAGCTTTAACAGGTTCACAATATAAATATCTGCTCGCTAATTCACTGAGTCTTCCTTTGACCTGTTCAATTAAGTAACAGTCAGCAAGCAATAGTCCTTGcatatgtttaatgtgtgatattttatatttacttctactgtataaaataaatgtataaaaataaatttaactttaaattcaaactcaaaattaaactttattttGACATTGAATGAATGACTCTTTTCTTGTCGCTCTGTCACAACTCTTCTCCACTACAACATGTGTTTAGTTCTCTTCAAACAATAAGTGGTTATCGTGACTTACTTTGAAGACTTCCAAAGCCACGCTTGTACTCTGCCCAGTTCCTTTTGAAGGTTACCTTTGGGCCTGTGCGCCTTTGGAAAACTGTCCAGCCACCATCACGCAGCATCTCACAGTACACCTGACAAAAATGTGCAATATCATCACCTAGCCACAACAGCCACCCATgcaacacagcaaaaactgtGAGGTCAAGATACAGCAGCCAGTACAATTTCCAGATTTATCCTGTTACATGCCATGGTTGTTTCTGAAGTAGAGAATTATAACACTACATACATTATTATtcatcataaaataaaatgctttaatTGTAATTTTCAGTGTCATGTGACATTGGGATTGTTTAGATAGAGTATATGTCTAggatttaattttaaaacaaacatgccCTACCTTGAGAGGTTTTTTTATTCCGGCAGGTTGGATGGCATATACACCACTGACTGCATTTGGGGActgtttttttatctgtgtgcaGTCTGTTCCTGTgcgaaacaaagagagagagcgacaaaacggtggagacacacacaaactggacaTGAGTAGATTAATGATGATAGTTCATCTATACTAGTGACGACTTAGAGTTAGCTCAATCTAGCTGAACATAATttgagaaaaaagcaaaagaacagGATCAATGTTAATGTTTCACCTTGTGCGACTAAATGTCCTTGTTGAGCCTAAAAATAAgacataacaataataatagttgtagttgtagtatTGGATCTTCAGAAATGTGTACACTGTATTCTTTGAAGTGTTTTGCTGGAAAACAAATCATGGCATTTAGTTTCACAGTATACTTTTCAGGTACATTAAATAGTTTCTTTACGATGTGTTTTCTGGatcagtgtttctcaactcTACTCCTAAGAATTCACTGGATAGTGTTTTTACTTAATGACAGACATCTCAGCCTCACAGAATATCACCGAATTCAGCTAATTATCAGAAACTACGACTCAGGGGGTTTTCTGTGAGATCAGAATCAAAGTTGTTTGTATGAGTTCTATAGAAGTAAGTAATATTATTATAAGCCTTACCTTGGTCTGGACTGACAGGACACAAAATGATAAGAAAACAAGTCCACTACAGCCAATCTCTTTCCTCATCCTGTCCATGGAAACCTAACCTAAGTCACGGAAAAGGAGTGGAAAATATAACCTGCTTGATTAGACCCCTATTTTTGTCTTATATTAAGACAGTGGATAACAAGAATCATAGATGCTGATTGTCTAAAAACTGTACTCATTATCTAAAAAAGATTCCCTGTTTCTCTTAGTTGTTATGTGGCTGTACAACATAAATTTCCCCTTTGATACATCAACCCTTGACAGATGGTTGGAGAATAACCCTATTACagaaaaatggcatttttccaACAagttttctttccccctttaAACACCGCAGTTATGTTATGTCGCAGAATGAAGTTTTTTGTGGgataagaaggaaaaaaaaaatctatttcttCATTCTGTAGTTTTCTATATTTCTTATTCTATAATTATATTACAATTTTCTAGTTctattacattacactacaattTTAAACTTCATTTGATCAAAATATATTTGATAAATATTTCCTGCCTGTTTGGACATAGTCTAAGGTCCAGTGTGTCAGATCATAATTACACCAAGTCTTCAAATGCACATTGAATTTTGTAGTCTGGTCACATGTCTAGCCTCGTCCTCTTCTAGCAGGGGCAGCCCTGGAAGTTTTCTATGTAAAGTACTTCACACATGCCACACTGTAAACATAGCAAGGTGCATTTTACTCACAAATCTTTGCAACATTTGCAACATTGTGAATgaactgcacaacacacacacgcgtgcaaaAGAGTTGAGCTAGAGCTGTGATTACCATAGAGTTGCATGTGAACTTCATTAGGACACTGACATGATTccacaaaacatgacaaaagtTACATCAATTTAGCACAGTGTGGTGGGGTATAGCATACCACTGTTATGAATTAATTTATTAAGAGACTTCATTTAACTAAGATCAGATGTTTATGTGCTTAACAATGCACTGTTTCTCTAATATACCATGGCTTACACAAAAGCAGTGAAACCTATTTTACACAGGTAGGTATACATATAATTAAAAActacaaacatttatttatacttctgcatatTGCTAAATCTGGAAGAGGTCGtaacagcagtgacactgtgaGATGGTCATCCTAAATTTATGACACTGTCAGAATTTTGTCCTGGGCTATCTTTCGTCGCAAGATCGTGCCAACGACCATCTTAGGACCTCTCTCACAGTGCGACGTAGGATCACCGTTTTGTCATCTTTCGTCTGGGACAGTCTGGAATCGCACAGTGTATAACCGCCTTTAGGCTATTCGATTCGTGCATATTTATGTGGACGTCGCCGCTTCagtcaaaatgtaaatgttgaaaaagaaatgtgttttggaCAGAGATGCTAGGGTAGACGCGTCAGACTTCCTGTGGCCAGGCGAATCGGaccatttatacttctgcgtcgaatctacGCCGTAGGTACGCTGTAGATTCGACGCAGAATTATGAAGTGGGCTGTAGACTGAGGCGTACCGCCCAAGCAATGATGCAAAGCAGCATTGTAACTGGGTCGGTATCGCAAGGTCgttgatattttttttagagattTTACATGCAGACAGGATGATGCGGTCATAACGAATTGATACACACCTACGTGACACGCCGTGTCCGGTCAGAGCAGTTTATTTGGcgaaaaaaaagctgacagtACTCAGTGAAATAGTTGAAGGTACACGGACTTTACCAACACAGTGTTACTACTTGAAAGAGAACCACAATAAATCGAAGTTCGCCTAGAAGCTACTCCAGGCGGCACTACCCGTTGCACTGAAAAGTTAAAAGTTTAAGACGGAAGTCTAATACGGTACAGCAATGACACTCGTACAAACATGACTATATTATCCTGCAAAACTACTCTAACTGATATATGAACCTTGTAAACGACGGGAAATGCCACATACGCGCTATCTTTCTCTAATTAACTAAAGACAACTACCTCCAGCTGACCGGACACGCTCAAGAAAGGCACAAGGCAAGCTGGACTTTAGCCTAAATCATTAAGTCCGTAACGATGTGTCAAATTATGTGGATAAATTTCCTACAGCGTCACTGCATGTGTCGTTAGGTACGTGATCTGAGGTGGAAAGAATCACACGTCTCTTCCTTGTTTACTCTTTTACCTGGAAGAAAAAACACGTACCGCCAGCATTGTTTTACTCTACAGCATTACATTCCAAACGCAGAAAATACTCACGATAGCAGTTCCGAATGGCTCCACCTCGGGGTATAGTAGACAGTGTTCTTTTCCCGTAAAAAGTGCCTCTCTCAGGCACTGACTCGGTTCTGTTCAGTTAGAAGTTCCAAGGTAAACATCTAAAGATGACTTGACTTAAATCAAGGAATTGGCAAATTGCAGACAGCCGGGAGAAAACAAAGTTCCTCGCAGCTCCAAAGGGCAACGGTGTATACGAACGATAACCAAGTCACCTAAAATCATTCCATATCACAGTTTCAGGCACAGTCTGCCTTCtttcatatatattatataattcACCCTTTTTTCTGTGACACGATGGTGTCATCAAAACTGAGATGTAAGTTTTTACATCTTTAGTATAGATATAAGTGGGAAGTTAGAGTTTAGTGATACTACAAAATAGTCTGTTAAATGCTTAATTTCTTTTCATTGAAGGATGAATGAGGGCAAGGGAAGTACACTGATATGAGGACAAAATTTTCGGGAtcttgagagagagggagaactactactttgttttattttgttggttAGTGAGTTTGAAACATCTTTCGGAATAGGTACCTTGCCATAACGAATAGGCCTACCTTTAGAAACGAAGGCATTGTTTAACACAGAGCGGGCGTTTTCTGTACTGTGCTAGTAGAGAACCACTTCAGTACCAGAGTACTATGTGGGTTAACACTGGCTAGATTTGGTACAAGTCACAGAATAAAAGCTTGCGTTCTCTTTTGGTCGTTGCAAATGTGCACTCGAAGAGTATATTTCTGGTCAACCAATGTGTTTCTACGCTTAAGCGACTTCCAAAACGAGCAGAACACAAAATAAGCACGTAACCATTAAG
Proteins encoded in this region:
- the LOC115829099 gene encoding angiopoietin-4-like; the protein is MASPDQGTDCTQIKKQSPNAVSGVYAIQPAGIKKPLKVYCEMLRDGGWTVFQRRTGPKVTFKRNWAEYKRGFGSLQKDHWLGLAKVWALTRGKERKSTLRIDLWDFEGGSVFAEYSNFKIGNEKTAYKLSVGAYTGTAGDAIRGAYRGIDQNGFGFSTFDRDNDGCSPCIFGDIGVSSCSQEQGGGWWFSRCGSANLHGDWHPANDNRGWMSGLHWLTWRAPEPYSARATRMMIKSVG